In Ruania alkalisoli, the DNA window CGCCGCGCTGTTGGCGCAGCTCGCACGGGTCCACACCGCTGGGTTCGACGGCCACGAACGTCTGTGTGGCGAACTGCTGGTCCTGGTCGAACGCCCGCAGTGCTGCCTTCTGGCCAGCCTCGTCACCGTCGAAGGTGAAGATGACCTCACCTCCCAGGGCCGCCCCGGAGGCGAGCATCAGGCCGGCCGTGGAGCCCGCAGTATCGCCAAGCATGCGCCGCACGACCTTGATGTGCTCGGTGCCGAAGGCCGTACCGCAGGTCGCGACGGCGGTCGGCACCCCGGCCAGGTGCATCGCCATCACGTCGGTGTACCCCTCGACGACGACCACCTGCTTACGTTTCCCGATTTCCCGCTTCGCCAGGTCGATCCCGTAGAGCACCTGAGACTTCTTGTAGATCGTGGTTTCAGGGGTGTTGAGATACTTCGGCCCCTGGTCGTCCTCGTAGAGCTTGCGCGCACCGAACCCGACGACGTCGCCCGCCAGGTCCCGGATCGGCCACACCAGCCGGCCACGGAAGCGGTCATAGCTGCCGCGGTTGCCCTGAGAGAGCAGCCCTGACGCCGTCAGCTCGGCCTCGGTGAAGTGCTTGCCCCGCAGGTGGCGGGCCAGGTTGTCCCACCCGCGCGGGGCGTAGCCCACACCGAAGTGCTCAGCCGCGGCCCGATCGAAACCCCGCTCGGCGAGGAACTCTCGTCCCGTCTTCGCCTCCTCCGACAGCAGCTGGGTCGCGTAGAACTCGGCCGCCACCCGGTGCGCTTCGATCAACCGTTGACGGCGACCCGGTTCTTCCCGAGGACGTCTTGGTCCGCCATCGTCCTCGTAGCGCAGTTGCACGCCCACCCGCGCAGCCAGGTGCTCGACAGCGTCGGTGAAGGGCAGGTGATCGATCTTCTGCACGAACGAGATGACGTCGCCACCCTCGTCACATCCGAAGCAGTGCCACAGACCGAGCTGGGGCCGCACATGGAAGGAGGGTGTGCGCTCGTCGTGGAACGGGCACAGCCCTTTCATCGAACCCACGCCGGCGCTGCGGAGCGTGACGTGCTGGCCGACGATCTCCTCGATCTTTGCGCGCTCACGCACGGCCGCGATGTCCTCGCGGCGGATCAGACCAGCCATGAGGTGAGTGTAAGTCGTCCCCGGAAGCCGGCGCGCACGGGCGCAACCTGGCTGGGGACACAGGTACCGTTCGCACCCGTCACCGGGCCGGTTGATGGGCCGGTTGATGGGCCGATCGCAGCGTCAACCACAGGACACGTCACAAGGCAGTGCCCACGTCCGGTCCGCACATGCGCGCGTGCCACTCGATCGCCGAGAGATCGGTGAGCGAGGCCACCTGGTCAACGACGACGCGCAACCGGATGTCATCATCATCGGCATCGGCGAAGTCCTCGGCGAACATCTCCGCCAGTGCGATCTCGGCCCGGTCGTAAAGCACGGCGACCAGGTCGGTGAGGATCAGCCGCTGCCGCTGATACAGCATGTCCTCCTCGCGCGGGGCCATGACATAGGTCGCCGCGATGCCCTTGAGGATACTGATCTCGGCGAGCACCGCGTCGGGGATCACCACATCGGCGTCATAGCGCACCAGCGGCCCATGGCCGAACTGAGCCCGGGTGGCACGCCCGGCGCCGTCACAGAAGCGGCCGATGAGCTGACTCGTCATGTCCTTCAACCGGGCCTGCCCGCGGCGGGTGCCGTCATAGCGGGTCACCCAGTAGTCCAGCGCAGAGAGCGTATCGATAGCGGCGTCGAGATCGGCATCGCTCACGGGCGGGTCGTACCAGTCGCGCACCTGGGTGAGCACCCGGTCACGTTCGACCTCATGCGTGAGGGTGCTCAGGTCCACCCGGCCGGAGAACACGGCGTCCTCGACGTCATGGACGGAATAGGAGACATCGTCGGCGAGGTCCATCACCTGGGCCTCGATGCAACGCCGCAGCGGCGGCGCTCCCTGACGTAGCCAGTCGAAGACCGGCTGGTCGTCCTCGTAGACCCCGAACTTGCGAGTGGTGCTGCCGTCGGCGCGTACTGGCCCCCTGCCTGCCCGCCACGGATACTTGGTGGCGGCGTCGAGGCTGGCGCGGGTCAGGTTCAGGCCCACACCGACGCCGTCGGGGGTGAACGTCTTGGGTTCGAGTCGCGTGAGCAGGCGGAGGGTCTGGGCGTTGCCCTCGAATCCGCCGATGGCCGAGGCCACCTGGTCAAGCGCGGTCTCGCCGTTGTGCCCGAACGGGGGGTGGCCGAGATCGTGCGCCAGGCACGCGGTGTCGACGACATCCGGGTCGCACCCCAGGGACTTGCCCAACTCCCGGCCGACCTGTGCGACTTCGAGAGAGTGAGTCAGGCGCGTCCGCGCGAAGTCGTCGGTCCCGGGTCCCAGCACCTGCGTCTTCGCCCCCAGACGGCGCAATGCGGACGAGTGCACGATCCGTGCCCGGTCCCGCTCGAAGGGGGTGCGGTGCGCGGACTTCGGCGGTTCGGCATACCACCGTTCGACGTCGTCCGGCCCGTATTCTCCGGGCGCGGCAATGTTCTCGTGGCGCACAGGCTCCACCCTAGTCAGTTCACCATCAACGGTTCGCTCAGCCGCCCGAGACCGAGGACTCGGCCTGCGCGATCATCTCCCGCAACGCCGCGTCCATCTCGCGGCTGGTCAGCCATCCCTCCGGTACGTGCGGCGTCTTCGGGGTGCCGGCTCGGCCGCGTGGCCCTTCGGCGCCTTCTCCTGGGTAGGGCTGATCGAGATCGAGTTCCGCAAGCCGCTCATCCAGCTCGCCCAACGTGCTCACCAGACCAAGTGCGGCCCTCGCCTGGCCCCCGACGACGTAGCCCTTCAGGTACCAGGACATGTGCTTGCGCAGCTCGCGCAGGGCCTTGAGCTCGTCCCCGAAGTGCTCAACCATCAGTTCCGCATGGCGGCGGATCACCCCGGCCACGTCGGCCAGACCCGGCCGGACCCGCAGATCGGAACCGCTGAAGGCGGCCACCAGGTCAGTGAAAAGCCAGGGACGTCCCTGGCACCCACGCCCGACGACCACCCCGTCGCAGCCGGTCTGCTCCACCATCGTCAGTGCGTCCTCGGCTGACCAGATGTCACCGTTGCCGAGGACGGGGATGTCGGTGACCGTCTCCTTCAGACGGGCGATCGCCTCCCAATGCGCGGTCCCGGAATAGTAGTCCGCAGCGGTTCGCGCATGCAGGGCCACGGAGGCGGCGCCAGCGTCCTGCGCGCGCAGTCCGGCGTCGAGGTAGGTCAGATGGTCAGCGTCGATACCCATCCGCATCTTCACCGTGACCGGGATTGCTGTGCCGGCCGCTTCGTCGCAGGCGGCAGTGACGATCGCGGAGAACAGTTCGCTCTTCCACGGCAGCACCGCTCCCCCGCCTTTACGGGTGACCTTCGGCACCGGGCACCCGAAGTTGAGGTCGATGTGGTCGGCACGTTCCTCGGTGACGAGCATCCGGACGGCGAGGCGCACCGTGGCCGGATCCACGCCGTACAGCTGGACGCTGTGCACTCGCTCGCCGGCATCACGGGAGATGATCCGCATCGACTCCGGCGTACGTTCCACCAGAGCCCGGGAGGTGACCATCTCCGCGACGTACAGTCCCGCAGGCGCCGGGCTGGCCGCCGTCTCGGGTGCGAGCACCTCCGGCAGGCCGGCGGCGCCCGCCTCGCGGCACAGCTGGCGGAAGGGCGCGTTCGTCACCCCCGCCATGGGGGCCAGCACCACGGGGGTCCCGACGGCGATCGGTCCGATCTGCAGAGCACTCACCTGAGCATTCTCTCAGGTGACCTGCCCGTGGACGCTGAGTGGTGCGGCGGCGTTCTCTGCAGACACCGCATTACTCAGCGTTCGTCGGATCAGGAGCCGGGAATCGAGTCTGGTCCCGGACCAGGCGCAGGGGACTGATCGGGCCGTGGGGAGTCAGCGGCCGCGCCGGTCTCGGTGCTCGGTGCCGTCCGGACCAGTGCCGCGGCAAGGGCGGTAGTGGCGGGGATCGCGAGCACCAGCCCGATCGAGGAGACCAAGGTGCGTACGACCTCCTCGGCGATCTCGCCCGCCGTCAGGGTGCTGCCCAGCGGGCGGTCGTAGAGCATGACGATCAGCAGCGTCGGCAATGCCGTGCCAACATAGGCGAAGGCCAGCGTGTACACGGTCGAGGCGATGTGGTCCCTGCCGATACGCATGGCACGCCGGAACACCCGCAGCCGGGAGTCCTTGGGCGAGGCCGCATGGAGCTCCCACACCGCAGAGGCCTGGGTGATGGTGACATCGTTGAGCGCGCCGAGACCGGCGATCACGATCCCGCACAGCAGGAGATCGCGCAGGCCGACTCCGGGCAGCATCGCGTTCAGCATGATCGACGTCTCCGAACCCACACCGCTGAGCTCGGCTGCCGCCGTGGCCCAGCCGGCGAGCCCAGTCGTGATCGCGAGACCAGCGAAGGTACCCAGGAGAGCAGTCGTGGTACGGATCGAGACGCCGTGCGCGAGGTAGACCGCCACGAACATCATGGCGCTCGCCCCGACCAGGGTGACCAGCAACGGCGATTCACCGCTCATCAGCGCAGGTACCAGGAAGACGACGACCACCGCCATGGATAGCAGCAGACCCAGGATCGCCATGAGCCCCCGCACCCGCGCGACGGCGAGCACGAGCAGTCCATAGACGACGGCGAGGAGGATCAGTGGCGTCCCACGCACGAAGTCGACGAAGACGTAGGGACTGCCCGAACCCAGCGCACTCGCCGTGAAGAAGACCCGGATGTGGTCGCCGGTGTCGATGCCGGCAGCGTAGATCTCAGGAGCGACCTGCACTGGCACCACGTCACCACTGCCGTCGTGCAGCTCCGCCCGGATCTCCTGGCCGACCTCTCCGGTCACCTCCACCACGGTGGCATCGGCGAAGTTCGGGCCATCGACCGGGTTGGGCTGCGACCCGACAGGTGACTGACCGCTGGGCCAGAGCAGCACCAGGCCGACCAGCGTGCCGATCAGTAGCGGAAGCGTGATCGCCAGCAGGATGCGCCGCGCACGCCGGGCTTCCCGCCCGCCGAGCGCGACCGACCCGTGGTGGTGGCCCACGGGAAGTCAGGCCCCGATGAGGCGAGCCGCCAGATAGGACTCGACCTGGTCCAACGCCACCCGTTCCTGCGCCATCGTGTCGCGCTCACGCACGGTGACGGCCTGGTCGTCCGCAGTGTCGAAGTCGACAGTGATGCACAGCGGAGTCCCGATCTCGTCGTGACGGCGGTAGCGGCGCCCGATCGCACCAGCGTCGTCGAAGTCGATGTTCCAGTTCTTGCGCAATTGCGCGGCGAGGTTGCGTGCCGTGGGAGTGAGTTGCTCATTGCGCGAGAGCGGCAGCACCGCGGCCTTGACGGGAGCGAGGCGATGATCCAGGCGCAGCACCGTGCGCTTGTCCACCCCACCCTTGGCGTTGGGCGCCTCGTCCTCCGCGTAGGCCTCGACGAGGAAAGCCATCAGCGACCGCGTCAGGCCCGCGGCCGGCTCGATCACGTACGGCGTGTACCGCTCGTTCGTCGCCGGGTCGAGGTAGCTCAGATCCTTGCCGGAGTGCTTGCTGTGTGTGGACAGGTCGAAGTCGGTGCGGTTGGCGATGCCCTCGAGCTCACCCCACTCGCTGCCGGTGAACCCGAAGCGGTACTCGATGTCGACCGTGCGCTTGGAGTAGTGCGACAACTTCTCGGACGGGTGCTCAAAGTGACGAAGATTGTCCCGGCCGATCCCGAGCTCGGTGTACCAGTCGGTGCGAGCGTCGATCCAGTACTGGTGCCACTCCTCGTCGCTGCCCGGCGCGACGAAGAACTCCATCTCCATCTGCTCGAACTCCCGGGTGCGGAAGATGAAGTTGCCGGGCGTGATCTCGTTCCGGAACGACTTACCGATCTGGCCGATACCGAAGGGCACCTTCATGCGGGACGTGCGCTGGACGTTGTCGAAGTTCACGAAGATGCCCTGCGCCGTCTCTGGTCGCAGGTAGTGCAGCCCCGACTCGTCCTCGGTGACACCGAGATAGGTCTTGAGCAGGCCGTTGAACATCTTCGGTTCGGTCCACTGGCCGCGGGTTCC includes these proteins:
- the dnaG gene encoding DNA primase, whose product is MAGLIRREDIAAVRERAKIEEIVGQHVTLRSAGVGSMKGLCPFHDERTPSFHVRPQLGLWHCFGCDEGGDVISFVQKIDHLPFTDAVEHLAARVGVQLRYEDDGGPRRPREEPGRRQRLIEAHRVAAEFYATQLLSEEAKTGREFLAERGFDRAAAEHFGVGYAPRGWDNLARHLRGKHFTEAELTASGLLSQGNRGSYDRFRGRLVWPIRDLAGDVVGFGARKLYEDDQGPKYLNTPETTIYKKSQVLYGIDLAKREIGKRKQVVVVEGYTDVMAMHLAGVPTAVATCGTAFGTEHIKVVRRMLGDTAGSTAGLMLASGAALGGEVIFTFDGDEAGQKAALRAFDQDQQFATQTFVAVEPSGVDPCELRQQRGDEAVRGLVSAREPLFEFAIRSVLRQVDLDTVEGRSTGLRVGAPVVARIRDRVLRAGYVRELAGWLGLDEPTVRYAVQQASRAPAQGGGGQQHPPAHDGGRSTSEGAGHPPVDRSDPVARLERQVLEVVIQLPQHALEAGFDDLGADTFVAPAHRAVHDAIRSVGGVRRFGELAGGLAADGAGAQGSEHAAARWAEEVREAAGGPVSMLVTELAVAALPEDRPEALGQYARGVLVALLRMGLTRQIADAKGRLQRMDPADAAYAEAFSELLAVEERRRRLQDVS
- a CDS encoding deoxyguanosinetriphosphate triphosphohydrolase, whose amino-acid sequence is MRHENIAAPGEYGPDDVERWYAEPPKSAHRTPFERDRARIVHSSALRRLGAKTQVLGPGTDDFARTRLTHSLEVAQVGRELGKSLGCDPDVVDTACLAHDLGHPPFGHNGETALDQVASAIGGFEGNAQTLRLLTRLEPKTFTPDGVGVGLNLTRASLDAATKYPWRAGRGPVRADGSTTRKFGVYEDDQPVFDWLRQGAPPLRRCIEAQVMDLADDVSYSVHDVEDAVFSGRVDLSTLTHEVERDRVLTQVRDWYDPPVSDADLDAAIDTLSALDYWVTRYDGTRRGQARLKDMTSQLIGRFCDGAGRATRAQFGHGPLVRYDADVVIPDAVLAEISILKGIAATYVMAPREEDMLYQRQRLILTDLVAVLYDRAEIALAEMFAEDFADADDDDIRLRVVVDQVASLTDLSAIEWHARMCGPDVGTAL
- the dusB gene encoding tRNA dihydrouridine synthase DusB gives rise to the protein MSALQIGPIAVGTPVVLAPMAGVTNAPFRQLCREAGAAGLPEVLAPETAASPAPAGLYVAEMVTSRALVERTPESMRIISRDAGERVHSVQLYGVDPATVRLAVRMLVTEERADHIDLNFGCPVPKVTRKGGGAVLPWKSELFSAIVTAACDEAAGTAIPVTVKMRMGIDADHLTYLDAGLRAQDAGAASVALHARTAADYYSGTAHWEAIARLKETVTDIPVLGNGDIWSAEDALTMVEQTGCDGVVVGRGCQGRPWLFTDLVAAFSGSDLRVRPGLADVAGVIRRHAELMVEHFGDELKALRELRKHMSWYLKGYVVGGQARAALGLVSTLGELDERLAELDLDQPYPGEGAEGPRGRAGTPKTPHVPEGWLTSREMDAALREMIAQAESSVSGG
- a CDS encoding YibE/F family protein → MGHHHGSVALGGREARRARRILLAITLPLLIGTLVGLVLLWPSGQSPVGSQPNPVDGPNFADATVVEVTGEVGQEIRAELHDGSGDVVPVQVAPEIYAAGIDTGDHIRVFFTASALGSGSPYVFVDFVRGTPLILLAVVYGLLVLAVARVRGLMAILGLLLSMAVVVVFLVPALMSGESPLLVTLVGASAMMFVAVYLAHGVSIRTTTALLGTFAGLAITTGLAGWATAAAELSGVGSETSIMLNAMLPGVGLRDLLLCGIVIAGLGALNDVTITQASAVWELHAASPKDSRLRVFRRAMRIGRDHIASTVYTLAFAYVGTALPTLLIVMLYDRPLGSTLTAGEIAEEVVRTLVSSIGLVLAIPATTALAAALVRTAPSTETGAAADSPRPDQSPAPGPGPDSIPGS
- a CDS encoding glycine--tRNA ligase, encoding MAKEPSRLDAVVNLAKRRGFVFPSGEIYGGTRSAWDYGPLGVELKENIKRQWWRAMVSSRDDIVGLDSSVILPSKVWEASGHIQAFVDPLVECLSCHKRYREDHLLEEFEEKKGRAPQGGLDEVACANCGTRGQWTEPKMFNGLLKTYLGVTEDESGLHYLRPETAQGIFVNFDNVQRTSRMKVPFGIGQIGKSFRNEITPGNFIFRTREFEQMEMEFFVAPGSDEEWHQYWIDARTDWYTELGIGRDNLRHFEHPSEKLSHYSKRTVDIEYRFGFTGSEWGELEGIANRTDFDLSTHSKHSGKDLSYLDPATNERYTPYVIEPAAGLTRSLMAFLVEAYAEDEAPNAKGGVDKRTVLRLDHRLAPVKAAVLPLSRNEQLTPTARNLAAQLRKNWNIDFDDAGAIGRRYRRHDEIGTPLCITVDFDTADDQAVTVRERDTMAQERVALDQVESYLAARLIGA